Genomic segment of Terriglobales bacterium:
TGCGATTCGCCTGATGACCTCGGCCGAAGTCGTCATTGTGGGTGGCGGAATCGTCGGCTCGAGCATCGCTTACCACCTGACGGAAGCGGGATGCACCGACGTGCTCGTCGTCGAGCGGGAGACTCACCAGGGCAAGGGATCAACCGGCAAGAGCATGGGCGGCGTCAGGGCGCAGTTCTCTACGCCCGTTAACATCCAGATGTCGCTCTACTCGATCCCCTTCTACGCCAGCTTCGAGGAGCGGCTGGGCCACCCTGCTGGTTATCGTCCGCAGGGATATCTGTTCGTTGCCACCAGCGAGGCACACCTGCGTTACCTGCGCGCGAATTACGAGCGCCAGGTCGCGATGGGATTGAAGAACGTGCGTCTGCTCGCGCGCGCTGAGATCGTCTCCGCGTTTCCGAAGCTCAGATCCGACGACATCGTGGGCGGCAGCTTTTGCTCGACCGATGGCTTTGTCGACCCCTATAGCGCTATGGTGGGCTTCATGAAATGCGCCGAGGAGCGAGGTGCGCGGCTTTGGCGGGAGACGGAGGTCACCGGAATCCTGCAGGACGGAAACGGCCTCGCTGCCGTTGAGACCACCCGTGGCCGAGTAGCGACACGAAAGGTGGTGAATGCTGCCGGGCCGTGGGCGGCGCAGGTGGCGAAGTTCGTCGGCGTTGATCTGCCGGTCGAGCCGTTGCGGCGTATGCTGGTGCCGACCGAGCCATATGACGGGTTTCCGCATTCCGCCCCCATGATCATCGACATGTCGAATGGATTTCACTTCCGCCCGGAGTCGCTGGGCTTTCTGTTTGCGTGGAACGATCCGGAAGAGACGCCCGGCTACAAGATGAACTTCGAGTCGTCGTTTCTCGAGAAAATTCTGACGCGGGCGGCGAATCGCGTGCCCGATTTCGAGAATGTTCCAGTGAATCCCAAGCGCGCCTGGGCGGGATTGTACGAGATGACGCCCGACCATCATCCAATCCTGGGCCGGGTGCCGGAAGTGCCGGGGTTCTTCTTGGCCAACGGCTTCAGCGGACACGGCGTGATGCACGCTCCGGCGACGGGCAAGATCGTGTCCGATCTGGTGCTGCACGGGAAGACGGATTTGATCGATGCCCGGCTACTGGACTTCGAGCGCTTTGCGGAAAGGCGGATGATTGAGGAGACCGCGGTGCTTTAGTGATACACCTTGAATTCTGCATCCGTTTTACTTCTCCGCAGGAACGTAAATATCACCTCCCGTTCTCTCGGCTCGTCCAATTCCACCAGCACAATCCTCTGCCAGGTGCCGAGCACAAGTTCGCCGCGCTCGGCGGGAACCGAGACCGAGGTGCCGATCAAGGCAGAAAGAATGTGATCGGGGACGTGCGCCGGGTTGTGTGGATGGCGGTATTTCAGCCTGGGGATCATAGCTTCGAAGTCGAGCATGTCGAGATCGGTGCCGGGATCGAGGTCGGCGGTGGTCAGCGCCGCCGTGGTGTGCAGGACAGACAGGTGGCACACTCCCGAGCGATCCGCATAGGATTTGCGCAAGGCGAGTGCGACCTGGTCGGTGATGTCCAGCACTTCACGCTTTTTTCGGGTTTTGAAGGTCAGCCGGTGCATGGTGAGTTCATCATTTCTGCATTCCAGGAACTACGTGGGAACGGACGTCCCGTCCGTTCAAGTCGAGCGGAGCTCGACGGCACCCGGGTCCACCGCAGCCTGAAGGCCGTCCATGATCGCAATTCTTGCAACTGTCATCTTGAGCGAGGACGGGCTCAGCATGACCACGGCTCTTGGGTGGAGCAGGGCTTCCAGCCCTGCATTTACACAGCGCCTAAGAACCTCGGCTTTAGCCGCTGAGGATATCCTGCGCATTAACAAAATTACCTCAGCGGCTGAAGCCCGCGTCTTTGCTGCATCCTCTGATGCAGGCCTAAAGACCTGCTCTACCCTTACGAGTGATCGCGATAGATGTTTTAGGAGCCTCATGGCACCTGGCGTGCGTATGGGTCTTTGGCCTGCGGCGGGAAGGGCAGCGGCCGTCCCTGGAATAGCGCGGCGCAGTTCTCGAGCCGCTTGGTGCCGTCGTGCACGGCGAACTTCGCAGGACGATCGGGGGGCCCGCTCCACAGGCTCACGCCCGCGTATTCGCCGTCTTTCCGCAAAATGTAGTACTTCATGCTGAT
This window contains:
- a CDS encoding FAD-dependent oxidoreductase produces the protein AIRLMTSAEVVIVGGGIVGSSIAYHLTEAGCTDVLVVERETHQGKGSTGKSMGGVRAQFSTPVNIQMSLYSIPFYASFEERLGHPAGYRPQGYLFVATSEAHLRYLRANYERQVAMGLKNVRLLARAEIVSAFPKLRSDDIVGGSFCSTDGFVDPYSAMVGFMKCAEERGARLWRETEVTGILQDGNGLAAVETTRGRVATRKVVNAAGPWAAQVAKFVGVDLPVEPLRRMLVPTEPYDGFPHSAPMIIDMSNGFHFRPESLGFLFAWNDPEETPGYKMNFESSFLEKILTRAANRVPDFENVPVNPKRAWAGLYEMTPDHHPILGRVPEVPGFFLANGFSGHGVMHAPATGKIVSDLVLHGKTDLIDARLLDFERFAERRMIEETAVL
- a CDS encoding secondary thiamine-phosphate synthase enzyme YjbQ, translated to MHRLTFKTRKKREVLDITDQVALALRKSYADRSGVCHLSVLHTTAALTTADLDPGTDLDMLDFEAMIPRLKYRHPHNPAHVPDHILSALIGTSVSVPAERGELVLGTWQRIVLVELDEPREREVIFTFLRRSKTDAEFKVYH